The sequence below is a genomic window from Gadus morhua chromosome 12, gadMor3.0, whole genome shotgun sequence.
gtctgacttcagttcaccaccacaccgtctgtgtcgccaattctccttttcctccaaaccatgcgtacgcatgggtcagagtttgcttagggctgcgcacattttcccgtcaagttggttttttatagatcacaaccttggcgtgaaaagtcacgtacgccaatttcagccccgttttgtgcgtacgcaacggttataaatgagacccctgctGAGGACTATGTTTCCGGGGACATGATGGAGTTCAAGATGGGTTTTCGGAGCGAGAAAAGAGTGAGGCTGAAAGCCGGTGTGATTCCCTCAATTCATGCCGCTCCAGCCGCAGCTTCGGGCTCAGCCACCGGCGGCAGTGAAGATCACGGACCGGTCAGAGATTCAACGATTCGGAAACGTGAACTGTGCACTGTAAGTTTTGTTTTCTGACGTTTACTAACTTCCTACGTTAGTCAACATAATGACTTATGGTCAGTATCTTTTATTGTAAAGCAGCTTTGCTGTCCTGTAAAATCCATCAGTTTATACTCTAAACATGCTAAAATGTTAGCTAGCAACAGCATCCTATTTTATGAAACTTTTATGAAATCATCGTCATTAACAGTTACCTGTTTAGCCGTAAACCGTCGACTAGAACATAAAGCAattcaaatattcaaaatgctataaaacaactttaaaataatacagtttaattaaatatatatggGATAGGGGGTGAGTCAGCGATTTTTTGGCTAGGTGATTGACACTGACAGGCTGACGCCATGATGATGCTCCTTTGAGACGACTTTCGATTTCTTGTGGTTAAAACGTTATTCAGAGACAGTTTCCGAGGCTGTTCACTTTGTTGGAGCGGTATTTGTGCTTTCCCGAACATCAGGCACTAGGCTACCACATGAGCGGTTTTTCCTACTACGTCAGTGCGCACCGTGCGCACTAGACTGCCTGTCGATATGTTGACGTTTCTAAATAAACTAGTAGACTATCAGGCTATCGGCTATCAGGGATTTTAAACAGTTTGAAATGAAATTGTATATGTAATGTTTTTCTTATTAGTTGCTGGGAAATACGGCACGTTTTGAAGCCACAGATGCGCCTACAGCCAGTGAAGACTCGGAGCAAGAGGCCGTCGCTTCACTGGCTTCTCAGCCAAAATCTGTGCTTCACTTTGGCTCACAGTGTCACATAAGACCTCCTTATCGTTCATCAGGTAGTGTGACTTAACTCTTATATCTTGCTTTAGCTCTACATGTTCTTAGCCAACATATTCACTCTTTACATACTGTCACAATAATTATCTATTTTATAGCTGGGATAGCTCAACAGTATATCCACTTTAATTTACATGAATAAGAACACCTCAGACCAAATGACTACAAAAACTAAACGATACTTTGTAAAAGTAGATTTTATTCCAGGTTTGTCGTATCTGATTGCATTATATTGTTTAGGTGTAGTGGCCATTGAATATATGATGTTTTACATTTACAGTATATTAAGTAAATCTCTTTCAACCTAGCTATCCAGGTACAGACACAGACTGTCAGTGTGGGGACACAGACCGAACTCTGTGTTTCATCAATTCCACTGCCCAGTCCAGTACAAACAGAGGATGAATCATCCTCTGTTTCAAGAGATCAACCAGATGACAGGTCATGGAGTGAAGTGGAAGAGATGAGCGTGTCATCTTCTGAGGAGGAGTCAGAGCCAAAGCAGGGTTCTCAGTGGGACTTCGGGTAAGACAACTTCCTTAACttttagattttgttttttcaaaattCTGTCCGTCAGAAATAataagtgttttgtttttccagAGTTGCAGACAAGTTCATTGTCTGTCTCACCCAGCTGATGGCTCTCTTCATCATTTGTCCTGCCTGTTGTGGGGAAACCAATGGTAacgtggagcagcagcagggaacATTTGTTCAGATCAAGCAAGTAAGAGGATATTGTACTCATATAAAAGTAAAGATGTGTGCTAACctgtatttatattgtatatattgtgtgttttttgtgttgtcATTTTTTACTTTATCAATTCACTTTTTTGACTGTTCTAATGGTCATTTTCATACACATCTCTTAGGTCTGTGCAGCTTGTGGGTTCGAGCGTGTCTGGCAGAACCAGCCAGTGCTTCATAGAAACATGCCAGCCTGCAACCTGATGCTTAGAGGGGCCATCCACTTTTCTGGTTGTATGGCTACACAAACACTTAGGATGTTAAAACTGTTTGGCCTTCAATGTTTTACTGCAAACACATTCTTCCGCCATCAACGCCTTTACACAATTCCCACCATTGTGCAGGCGTGGAAGAATGAGCAAGCTGACATAGTCAGCCAGCtgaaggagatggggggggggggtctaatcCTCTCAGGTGACTGCAGGTATAACACCTCGCTTGTATACTTTTATATGTTACCGTTACGTGCCGTAGTGTGTTGGTTTTGGGCTTGTTtcgttttgtgttttatgttcaGGCTTCCCCCCTACCGGTGACCGCCAGCAGCATAGGGCCAGCTTCTATTGGTCGCCAGTGAGGGTGCCGTGTGTTGTTTGCTGATCCTTGCCAAATCTTTGCATGTGTCCCGTCTTCGCGTGTGGAGATCGCCTTCAGTTTATTTTTGTGGTTCCGAGTAGCTAAGTAACAGTATCCATTGCAGTGTTTTTtggcttaaaggcccactatgcaacttcgggaatatcttcgctgttttcttggttttggcacgcacattactctacacagcgccccctacagcttcgtagtagatatttcacaacactgtcgtaacaactcgttgacgtcccttccccatgcacttctacgcgagccatgtgcatttgttttcaaagaagccggcgaatgcgttgagccatgtccgaagtagatgttcataaagtgtaggcaaggttatacatttttaaaagggtgtatttgcattgcaataaacataaatccatccttttttatagttcaccgggagaatttataccctaggttataattgttttatcttaggttgaacagaacaatcagtgtaagaggtttggccaacataataatcgaaataaacaagaacctggattcggggattcagtctgtatctgggggacagacgaacagcaaaacacccatggaaacaaaggtgtttatatggttgcaagcaagctagaaacatacagggctcacaacaaaacggtcgagaaaacaatttttacagggctcacaactaaatggttgagcaaacacatttgtacagagactatcagaatcaagaataccacgaagacaaagttcacccaagggtactttcaatttcaaaagcaacacggccgagtcggcgtctgatttgcagtcttctttttctttcagttcacgctattcctgaaaagcttgcccaacgtttactcgtgtctggcctctcggtcggtcagtctcccttttctcttcttctgttcctccgacattgggtttctctgtctctttttagtcggctgatctatgatgaatataacaatcccttag
It includes:
- the LOC115555032 gene encoding uncharacterized protein LOC115555032 encodes the protein MMEFKMGFRSEKRVRLKAGVIPSIHAAPAAASGSATGGSEDHGPVRDSTIRKRELCTLLGNTARFEATDAPTASEDSEQEAVASLASQPKSVLHFGSQCHIRPPYRSSAIQVQTQTVSVGTQTELCVSSIPLPSPVQTEDESSSVSRDQPDDRSWSEVEEMSVSSSEEESEPKQGSQWDFGVADKFIVCLTQLMALFIICPACCGETNGNVEQQQGTFVQIKQAWKNEQADIVSQLKEMGGGGLILSGFPPTGDRQQHRASFYWSPYGTYTVIEDRINRFWIFNLSK